The following proteins are encoded in a genomic region of Cronobacter universalis NCTC 9529:
- a CDS encoding biofilm development regulator YmgB/AriR family protein, producing the protein MSQVMLKPIDLQADLPDTALSEYFRNAGDMLAQESALLGAVVSNILATDGHLTHKAIILQLIGVLETTDDVVMADVIRKTLEIVVDHTVDDI; encoded by the coding sequence ATGAGCCAGGTGATGCTTAAACCTATTGATTTGCAGGCAGATCTGCCCGACACGGCACTGTCTGAATATTTTCGTAATGCCGGTGACATGCTGGCTCAGGAATCTGCCCTGCTGGGCGCGGTGGTGAGCAATATTCTCGCCACCGACGGTCACCTGACCCATAAAGCCATTATTTTACAGCTGATCGGTGTGCTCGAAACCACGGACGACGTGGTGATGGCCGACGTGATCCGCAAGACGCTGGAAATCGTTGTCGACCATACCGTGGACGACATCTGA
- a CDS encoding metallophosphoesterase: MIIAQLSDIHAAPDNGHLARFDNALAWLKPFEPDVLVISGDLTDDRWRDGYSAIAARLETLSCRTLILPGNSDDRAVMRAVWPSLAQQGPLHAVVDTPALRVIGLDSTVEGSAAGSVAAHLDWLAHQLDQAHGRPTLLFLHHHVFMSGIPSMDAIACRDAHALGTLLHHHPAKPLAIATGHVHRPASGMLAGIPAYICGSICPANPLWLGDAHVPAVCDPPALMVHRVENGALASHFIAVSPVNGR, from the coding sequence TTGATAATCGCGCAGCTTTCAGATATTCACGCCGCACCGGATAACGGCCATCTGGCGCGTTTCGACAACGCGCTGGCGTGGCTTAAGCCGTTCGAACCCGATGTGCTGGTGATAAGCGGCGATCTGACCGACGACCGCTGGCGCGACGGTTATAGCGCCATTGCGGCGCGGCTGGAAACACTGTCCTGCCGGACGCTGATCCTGCCGGGAAATTCTGATGACCGCGCCGTCATGCGCGCGGTCTGGCCTTCGCTGGCGCAGCAAGGGCCGCTGCATGCGGTTGTGGATACGCCCGCACTTCGCGTGATTGGGCTGGATTCCACTGTGGAAGGGAGTGCGGCGGGCAGCGTGGCCGCGCATCTGGACTGGCTGGCGCATCAACTCGATCAGGCGCACGGGCGACCGACGCTGCTGTTTCTGCACCATCATGTTTTTATGAGCGGCATTCCGTCGATGGATGCGATAGCGTGCCGCGACGCCCACGCGCTGGGCACCCTGCTGCACCATCACCCGGCAAAGCCGCTTGCGATAGCCACCGGACACGTTCATCGCCCGGCTTCGGGAATGCTGGCCGGGATCCCGGCGTACATCTGCGGTTCGATCTGCCCTGCCAATCCGTTATGGCTGGGTGATGCCCATGTGCCTGCGGTCTGTGATCCCCCGGCGCTGATGGTGCACCGGGTTGAGAATGGCGCGCTCGCCAGCCATTTTATTGCGGTCTCACCGGTTAACGGCCGTTGA
- a CDS encoding TetR/AcrR family transcriptional regulator, whose product MHAIQPPLPPRKAPRQARSRALVEAIVEATARIFERQGAAACTTNAVAETAGVSIGSLYQYFPNRHALTAALVAREHACLLTAMQTAAARPDLADRLDGMINAAVDYEFSRPALARTLDVQEAAPEFLAYQQETLAALHACVASALELSDTAAWDVIALAQGMIAMAIARREDSPVALQGRIRRAAFGYLGWTATETESINHLIKERT is encoded by the coding sequence ATGCATGCCATTCAGCCGCCGCTACCGCCGCGCAAAGCGCCGCGTCAGGCGCGATCCCGCGCGCTGGTGGAGGCCATAGTCGAGGCGACCGCTCGCATTTTCGAGCGCCAGGGCGCGGCGGCCTGCACCACGAATGCCGTCGCGGAAACCGCAGGCGTCAGCATCGGCTCGCTGTATCAGTATTTCCCGAACCGCCACGCCTTAACGGCGGCGCTGGTGGCGCGCGAACATGCGTGTCTGCTCACCGCCATGCAGACCGCCGCCGCCCGGCCAGACCTGGCAGACCGTCTTGATGGCATGATTAACGCAGCCGTGGATTATGAGTTCTCGCGTCCCGCGCTTGCGCGCACGCTGGATGTCCAGGAAGCCGCGCCGGAGTTTCTGGCCTATCAGCAGGAGACGCTGGCGGCGCTGCATGCGTGTGTCGCGTCGGCGCTTGAACTGAGTGATACGGCGGCGTGGGATGTTATCGCGCTGGCGCAGGGCATGATCGCGATGGCCATTGCGCGACGCGAGGACTCGCCGGTTGCGCTTCAAGGGCGCATAAGGCGCGCCGCGTTCGGGTATCTCGGCTGGACTGCGACGGAAACAGAAAGCATTAACCATCTCATAAAGGAGAGAACATGA
- a CDS encoding darcynin family protein, translating to MHTARETVTLFMLVKANRSWLDASAGERQRNIATHLAPLLSQYQGALRLRYFDTEFYSARISDIWMWEAESHAVWQAFTEALRDTPFWNDFFEIKEILQGVEAQHL from the coding sequence ATGCATACCGCCAGAGAGACCGTCACGCTGTTTATGCTGGTGAAAGCCAACCGCAGCTGGCTTGACGCCAGCGCCGGGGAACGCCAGCGGAATATCGCCACCCACCTTGCGCCCTTACTCAGTCAGTACCAGGGCGCGCTCAGGCTTCGCTATTTCGATACCGAATTTTACTCGGCGCGGATTTCCGATATCTGGATGTGGGAGGCTGAAAGCCATGCCGTCTGGCAGGCTTTTACTGAAGCGCTGCGCGACACCCCGTTCTGGAATGATTTTTTCGAAATTAAGGAGATTCTTCAGGGCGTCGAGGCGCAGCATCTGTAA
- a CDS encoding MFS transporter, with protein sequence MSVTMRFRVADATNVAALAVLFAALILPLSFTGGVATTPAIGQSLGGSALALAWLTNGFMLTFGGSLLAAGVMADKLGRKRVFTGGLLLFFLSCLAVCVVGSTVEIGALRAVQGIAAAMTLAGGSAMLAQLFSGPARTRVFGILGTMFGAGLAFGPPIAGVVIEQFGWRWLYALLGLLAGLSALTGAVFLPASRKPAGKRADVPGLALFSACLVFFTMALLLIPQYGIVSGPVIALLLATLAAAKAFVARCRRAAQPVLELALLRDARFAGVLLLPLATCCCYVVWLILLPLRFTGADALSATASGLYMLALTLPVLLLPGVAAMLTRWIGAGHLAASGLVIAAVGLALLGQALQGGSVPLLMTALVITGTGSALPWGLMDGLAVSGVPVEKAGMAAGLFNTVRVAGEGVALVGVMAFLAAANQHTLAATGYPAQAVARAAEWLGNGHLQQAQSLLPDAPRALLYHSLNHAYLLLCNLLALLTLLCAAIVWKTLRGRAGSPPLTDAAPRRPEESP encoded by the coding sequence ATGTCTGTAACTATGCGTTTTCGGGTGGCGGACGCCACTAACGTCGCCGCGCTGGCGGTGCTCTTTGCTGCGCTGATCCTGCCGCTGAGCTTTACCGGCGGCGTCGCCACCACGCCCGCTATCGGGCAGTCGCTTGGCGGCAGCGCGCTGGCGCTCGCCTGGCTGACCAACGGCTTTATGCTGACGTTCGGCGGCTCGCTGCTGGCGGCGGGGGTCATGGCCGATAAACTGGGCAGGAAGCGCGTTTTCACCGGCGGGCTGCTGCTGTTTTTCTTAAGCTGCCTTGCGGTCTGCGTGGTCGGGAGTACCGTCGAGATTGGCGCATTGCGCGCCGTCCAGGGGATCGCCGCGGCGATGACGCTGGCCGGCGGCAGCGCGATGCTGGCGCAGCTGTTCAGCGGGCCGGCGCGCACGCGCGTTTTCGGCATTCTCGGCACGATGTTTGGGGCCGGGCTGGCGTTCGGCCCGCCGATCGCGGGCGTTGTCATTGAGCAGTTCGGCTGGCGATGGCTCTATGCGCTGCTGGGCCTGCTCGCCGGGCTGAGCGCGCTGACCGGCGCGGTTTTCCTGCCCGCCTCCCGTAAACCTGCCGGCAAGCGCGCCGATGTGCCAGGGCTTGCGTTGTTCAGCGCCTGCCTGGTGTTTTTCACAATGGCGCTGCTGTTGATCCCGCAGTATGGCATCGTCTCCGGGCCGGTCATCGCCCTGCTGCTGGCGACGCTTGCGGCCGCGAAAGCGTTTGTCGCCCGGTGCCGGCGCGCGGCGCAGCCGGTACTCGAACTCGCCTTACTGCGTGATGCGCGATTTGCGGGCGTTCTGCTGCTGCCGCTCGCGACCTGCTGCTGTTATGTCGTCTGGTTGATCCTGCTGCCGCTGCGGTTTACCGGCGCCGACGCGCTGAGCGCCACCGCCAGCGGCCTGTATATGCTGGCCCTGACGCTGCCGGTGCTGCTTCTGCCGGGCGTGGCGGCGATGCTGACGCGCTGGATCGGCGCGGGTCATCTGGCCGCCTCCGGGCTGGTGATCGCCGCCGTGGGGCTGGCGCTGCTGGGCCAGGCGTTGCAGGGCGGGAGCGTGCCGCTGCTGATGACGGCGCTCGTTATCACCGGCACAGGCTCGGCGCTGCCCTGGGGGCTGATGGATGGTCTAGCGGTCTCTGGCGTGCCGGTGGAGAAAGCCGGGATGGCGGCAGGCTTGTTTAATACGGTGCGGGTGGCGGGCGAAGGCGTGGCGCTGGTGGGCGTCATGGCCTTTCTCGCCGCGGCGAATCAACATACGCTCGCCGCGACGGGGTATCCGGCGCAGGCCGTCGCCCGCGCCGCCGAATGGCTGGGCAACGGTCATCTTCAGCAGGCGCAGTCGCTGCTGCCGGACGCGCCCCGCGCGCTGCTTTACCACAGCCTGAACCATGCGTATCTGCTGCTGTGCAATCTGCTGGCATTGCTGACGCTGCTCTGCGCGGCCATCGTGTGGAAAACGCTGCGGGGACGAGCGGGCTCCCCGCCGCTTACAGATGCTGCGCCTCGACGCCCTGAAGAATCTCCTTAA
- a CDS encoding LysR family transcriptional regulator, with the protein MDSFTALASFVRTAETLSFTEAARVLGISASAVGKNVARLEQKLGVRLFNRSTRSVSLTAEGATLLARCRPALEQLREAEAELTSATDTPSGRLRISLPVIGYHLLMPFLPAFAARYPDIDIELDFSDRLVSLVDEGFDVAIRSGEMADSRLTATTLGHFRFVLCASPGYLAEHGAPQTPDALTQHRCILFRFPSTGLIQPWELTGLTMTGAPSALTVNNIEAMIRAAAAGMGICYVPDFIVNPRFARGELKEVMPGCCERQGAFSAIWPTSRYLSPRIRCFVDFLKTHWDTGAHGR; encoded by the coding sequence ATGGACAGTTTTACAGCGCTGGCCTCGTTTGTTCGCACCGCCGAGACGCTAAGCTTTACCGAAGCCGCGCGCGTGCTGGGCATTTCAGCTTCCGCCGTCGGGAAAAACGTGGCTCGTCTTGAGCAAAAACTGGGGGTGCGGCTTTTTAACCGCAGCACCCGGAGCGTGAGCCTCACCGCCGAAGGCGCGACGTTGCTGGCGCGCTGTCGCCCTGCGCTTGAACAGCTGCGCGAGGCGGAAGCGGAGCTAACGTCCGCCACAGATACCCCGTCCGGCAGGCTGCGTATTTCTCTGCCGGTCATCGGGTATCATCTGCTGATGCCCTTTTTACCGGCGTTCGCCGCCCGCTATCCCGATATAGATATCGAGCTCGATTTCAGCGACAGGCTGGTCAGTCTGGTGGATGAAGGCTTTGATGTGGCTATCCGCAGCGGCGAGATGGCGGATTCGCGCCTTACCGCCACCACACTTGGCCACTTCCGTTTCGTCCTGTGTGCAAGCCCTGGTTATCTTGCGGAACACGGCGCGCCGCAGACGCCGGACGCGCTAACACAGCACCGCTGCATCCTGTTTCGCTTTCCGTCGACCGGGCTGATCCAGCCCTGGGAGCTGACGGGACTGACGATGACAGGCGCGCCGTCCGCGCTTACGGTGAATAATATCGAAGCGATGATACGCGCGGCGGCCGCCGGGATGGGCATCTGCTATGTGCCCGATTTTATCGTCAATCCGCGGTTTGCCCGCGGCGAGCTTAAGGAAGTGATGCCGGGCTGCTGCGAACGGCAGGGCGCGTTTTCGGCGATCTGGCCGACCAGCCGTTATCTCTCGCCGCGTATCCGCTGCTTTGTCGATTTCCTGAAAACCCACTGGGACACCGGAGCGCATGGCCGGTGA
- a CDS encoding LysR family transcriptional regulator, protein MPVNFDLNDIYAFRALMEYGSFRLAAESICLSQSALSRRIEKLETALGARLFDRTTRRVALTLYGQSFAERSEQLLANVEAVLADIQQASQERTGLVTVATVPSGAYYFMPDIIRQFQARYPRVRIKLIDSSVGNVIDAVSSGQADFGICFGRNLPPHIEFVPLVEDVYVAACRRDHPLARKTQLTWKAYFEQDYISLDKVSGNRTLLDQALGHITPERPSICETRHVTTVLGMVEAGIGIAAVPAMSMPAAGHSVLVPLRLIDPIVTRSVGLIRRSGRIQSYVAAELEKLITEQYPPA, encoded by the coding sequence ATGCCCGTAAACTTTGACCTGAACGATATCTATGCGTTTCGCGCATTAATGGAGTATGGCAGTTTCCGGCTCGCGGCGGAGTCCATCTGTCTTTCGCAATCGGCGCTCAGCCGCCGCATTGAAAAGCTGGAGACGGCGCTCGGCGCGCGGCTCTTTGACCGCACCACCCGGCGCGTGGCGCTGACGCTCTACGGGCAGAGTTTTGCCGAACGCTCAGAACAGCTGCTGGCGAATGTCGAAGCGGTGCTGGCTGATATCCAGCAGGCAAGCCAGGAGCGCACGGGGCTTGTGACCGTCGCGACGGTGCCGTCAGGCGCGTATTACTTTATGCCGGACATTATTCGTCAGTTTCAGGCGCGTTACCCGCGCGTGCGCATCAAACTCATCGACAGCAGCGTCGGCAATGTTATCGACGCCGTCAGCAGCGGCCAGGCCGATTTCGGCATCTGTTTTGGCAGAAACCTGCCGCCGCACATTGAGTTTGTGCCGCTGGTGGAGGATGTCTACGTGGCGGCCTGTCGGCGCGATCATCCGCTCGCGCGCAAAACGCAGCTCACCTGGAAGGCCTATTTTGAACAGGATTACATCAGCCTGGATAAAGTCTCCGGGAACCGTACCCTGCTCGATCAGGCGCTGGGGCATATCACTCCGGAACGGCCAAGCATCTGTGAAACCCGCCATGTCACGACCGTGCTGGGTATGGTGGAAGCGGGCATCGGCATCGCTGCCGTGCCTGCGATGTCAATGCCCGCCGCCGGGCACTCCGTTCTGGTGCCGCTGCGTCTGATCGATCCCATCGTCACACGCAGCGTGGGGCTGATACGCCGCAGCGGGCGCATTCAGTCTTACGTGGCGGCGGAACTCGAAAAGCTCATCACTGAACAGTATCCGCCAGCCTGA
- a CDS encoding substrate-binding domain-containing protein, producing MISGGFKAALEQLRPVYEKQSGNRIAIVPGPSMGKTPQAIPNRLARGEQADVVIMVGDALTSLENAGRTAPGTRTELADSPIGMVVKQGAPVPAINTPDALRQTLLQARSIAYSDSASGRYVSTRLFKTLGIEAQMETRARMVERIPVASEVAKGKYAVGFQQVSELLPEPGVTFVGELPDSVQYITRFAGAVTRHAAHPAEGRALLAFLASPDAQKVVRATGMRSVAQKAPVRLADTVQ from the coding sequence ATGATTTCAGGGGGCTTTAAGGCCGCGCTGGAGCAGCTCCGCCCGGTATATGAAAAGCAGAGCGGCAACCGGATTGCGATCGTGCCCGGCCCGTCGATGGGCAAAACGCCGCAGGCGATCCCGAACCGGCTGGCGCGCGGCGAACAGGCGGATGTGGTGATCATGGTGGGCGACGCCCTGACCAGCCTTGAAAATGCGGGACGTACCGCGCCGGGGACGCGCACGGAACTGGCGGATTCGCCCATTGGTATGGTGGTGAAGCAGGGCGCGCCGGTGCCCGCGATTAACACGCCGGACGCGCTGCGCCAGACGCTGCTGCAGGCCCGTTCGATTGCCTATTCCGACAGCGCCAGCGGCCGCTATGTCAGTACGAGGTTATTTAAAACGCTCGGGATCGAGGCGCAGATGGAGACCCGCGCGCGGATGGTGGAGCGCATCCCGGTGGCGTCGGAAGTGGCGAAAGGGAAGTATGCCGTGGGGTTTCAGCAGGTCAGCGAACTGCTGCCGGAGCCCGGCGTGACGTTTGTCGGCGAGCTGCCTGACAGCGTGCAGTACATCACCCGTTTTGCGGGCGCGGTGACCCGTCACGCGGCGCATCCGGCGGAAGGCCGCGCGCTGCTGGCGTTTCTGGCGTCGCCTGACGCGCAAAAGGTGGTGCGCGCCACCGGCATGCGGTCGGTCGCGCAAAAAGCGCCGGTCAGGCTGGCGGATACTGTTCAGTGA
- the tcuC gene encoding MFS transporter translates to MHSATPPVNTRSRIGAILRVTSGNFLEQFDFFLFGFYATYIAHTFFPASSEFASLMMTFAVFGAGFLMRPIGAIVLGAYIDKVGRRKGLIMTLSIMAAGTFLIVLIPSYEAIGLWAPLLVLTGRLLQGFSAGAELGGVSVYLAEIATPGRKGFYTSWQSGSQQVAIMVAAAMGFALNAALDQTAISNWGWRLPFLFGCLIVPFIFVLRRKLEETQEFSARRHHLDMKQVFRMLLTHWPVVVAGMMMVAMTTTAFYLITVYAPTFGKKVLMLSASDSLLVTLLVAISNFFWLPVGGALSDRFGRKPVLVAMTLLALATAYPALMMLAAAPGFSMMLGVLLWLSFMYGLYNGAMIPALTEIMPAEVRVAGFSLAYSLATAIFGGFTPVISTALIEYTGDKASPGYWMSFAALCALLATLYLYRRSTMALQTAGRRHA, encoded by the coding sequence ATGCATTCCGCTACCCCACCTGTAAACACCCGTTCCCGGATCGGCGCTATTCTGCGCGTCACGTCCGGCAACTTTCTGGAGCAGTTTGATTTTTTCCTGTTCGGTTTTTATGCCACCTACATCGCGCACACGTTTTTTCCGGCGAGCAGTGAGTTCGCCTCGCTGATGATGACGTTTGCGGTGTTTGGCGCAGGCTTTCTGATGCGCCCCATCGGCGCGATAGTGCTGGGCGCGTACATCGATAAAGTGGGCCGCCGTAAGGGGTTGATTATGACGCTCTCGATCATGGCGGCGGGCACCTTTCTGATTGTGCTGATCCCGTCCTATGAAGCTATCGGGCTGTGGGCGCCGCTGCTGGTGCTCACTGGCCGCCTGTTGCAGGGCTTTTCCGCCGGTGCGGAGCTTGGCGGCGTGTCGGTATATCTGGCGGAAATCGCGACGCCGGGGCGCAAAGGCTTTTACACCAGCTGGCAGTCGGGAAGCCAGCAGGTCGCCATTATGGTGGCGGCTGCAATGGGCTTTGCCCTGAACGCGGCGCTGGATCAGACGGCTATCAGCAACTGGGGCTGGCGGCTCCCGTTCCTGTTCGGCTGCCTGATTGTGCCGTTCATTTTCGTGCTGCGCCGCAAACTCGAAGAGACGCAGGAGTTCAGCGCGCGCCGTCATCATCTCGACATGAAACAGGTGTTCCGCATGCTGCTGACCCACTGGCCGGTGGTTGTCGCGGGCATGATGATGGTGGCGATGACGACCACGGCGTTCTATCTCATCACCGTCTATGCGCCCACCTTCGGCAAGAAAGTGCTGATGCTGAGCGCTTCCGACAGCCTGCTGGTGACGCTGCTCGTGGCCATTTCCAACTTCTTCTGGCTGCCGGTGGGCGGCGCGCTCTCTGACCGCTTCGGGCGTAAACCGGTGCTGGTTGCCATGACGCTGCTGGCGCTGGCCACCGCGTATCCGGCGCTGATGATGCTGGCGGCGGCACCTGGCTTTTCGATGATGCTGGGCGTGCTGCTGTGGCTCTCATTTATGTATGGCCTGTACAACGGCGCGATGATCCCGGCGCTCACTGAAATCATGCCCGCAGAGGTACGCGTCGCAGGCTTCTCGCTGGCCTACAGCCTGGCGACGGCGATTTTTGGCGGCTTTACGCCTGTTATCTCCACGGCGCTGATTGAGTACACCGGCGATAAAGCCTCGCCCGGCTACTGGATGAGTTTCGCCGCGCTCTGCGCGCTGCTGGCGACGCTGTACCTCTACCGCCGCAGTACGATGGCGTTACAGACCGCAGGACGCCGCCATGCATAA
- a CDS encoding TetR/AcrR family transcriptional regulator, producing the protein MKEKIIDAAIALFIEQGIENVKTRDLTEHLGISRSHIYHYFKNWQALCVESITTFLENELNEFVSRTASMPARGRLKAFIEGVISPTPDPTAKLYGSLWQLAAHNAEYAQLMESILARWHEALVDILTAGAQEGVFRRVNAARFARQLDAMLFGYSDHLYTLPSTEAFRQAQDDIDDFIGQNLLA; encoded by the coding sequence GTGAAAGAGAAAATCATTGATGCGGCGATCGCCCTGTTTATTGAACAGGGCATTGAAAATGTCAAAACGCGCGATCTGACGGAGCATCTGGGCATTTCGCGCAGCCATATCTATCACTATTTCAAAAACTGGCAGGCGCTGTGCGTGGAGTCGATCACCACGTTTCTTGAGAATGAACTGAACGAGTTTGTTTCGCGAACGGCCTCCATGCCTGCCCGTGGCAGGCTGAAAGCGTTTATTGAAGGGGTTATTTCCCCCACGCCGGACCCCACCGCGAAGCTTTACGGATCGCTGTGGCAGCTGGCGGCCCATAATGCTGAGTATGCGCAGCTCATGGAATCGATACTCGCGCGCTGGCATGAGGCGCTGGTGGATATTCTCACCGCGGGCGCACAGGAGGGTGTGTTTCGCCGTGTTAACGCCGCGCGGTTCGCGAGACAGCTGGACGCGATGCTGTTCGGCTACAGCGACCATCTCTACACGCTGCCCTCGACGGAGGCGTTCCGCCAGGCGCAGGACGATATCGACGATTTTATCGGGCAGAATTTGCTGGCGTAG
- a CDS encoding ABC transporter six-transmembrane domain-containing protein — translation MKTHSVNIPTSTATATAAGTLKTLARRHRKKLFFTFFLVIAENVTYLLYPVLAGICINAMLAGDVPKAMLYGLMVLFIWLLGATRRSVDTRTFARIYAGLAVSVVLAQRQKRLSHSTIAARVALSREFVDFFELHLPTLITSVASMAGAAVMLLLIEFWTGMACLGILAVLACFLTRFTRRNEALYGRLNNRLEKEIDMVTHAAPRALQRHYQLLARLRITLSDREAMGYFTIGVLAALLFSFTVVMMTQSAAINAGHIYSVMTYMWMFVTSLDDAPQLLEKYSQLKDIGKRVTTEAETAPAE, via the coding sequence ATGAAGACGCACAGCGTAAATATCCCGACGTCCACCGCCACCGCCACCGCCGCTGGCACGCTGAAAACGCTGGCGCGACGCCACCGCAAGAAGCTCTTTTTCACCTTCTTTCTGGTGATAGCGGAGAACGTCACGTATCTGCTCTACCCGGTGCTGGCGGGGATCTGCATTAACGCGATGCTGGCGGGCGACGTCCCGAAGGCGATGCTGTACGGGCTGATGGTGCTGTTTATCTGGCTGCTGGGCGCGACGCGGCGAAGTGTGGATACGCGCACGTTCGCGCGCATTTATGCGGGGCTCGCCGTCTCGGTGGTGCTGGCGCAGCGCCAGAAACGCCTCAGCCATTCGACCATCGCGGCGCGGGTCGCGCTCTCCAGAGAGTTTGTCGATTTCTTCGAGCTGCATCTGCCGACGCTGATTACCTCGGTGGCGTCGATGGCGGGCGCCGCCGTGATGCTGCTGCTGATTGAGTTCTGGACGGGGATGGCGTGTCTGGGCATTCTGGCCGTGCTGGCCTGTTTTCTGACGCGGTTCACCCGCCGCAATGAGGCGCTTTACGGCAGGCTCAATAACCGCCTTGAAAAAGAGATCGACATGGTGACGCACGCCGCGCCGCGCGCCCTGCAGCGGCATTATCAGCTGCTGGCGCGGCTTCGCATCACGCTTTCCGATCGCGAGGCGATGGGATATTTCACCATCGGCGTGCTGGCCGCGCTGCTGTTCAGCTTCACGGTGGTGATGATGACGCAGTCAGCCGCGATCAACGCCGGCCACATCTATTCGGTGATGACCTATATGTGGATGTTTGTCACGAGTCTGGATGACGCGCCGCAGCTGCTGGAGAAATATTCGCAGCTCAAAGATATCGGTAAACGCGTGACGACGGAGGCAGAGACCGCCCCCGCTGAATAA
- a CDS encoding DinB family protein, whose product MNRDTLVTLLKYKRWADAGTLASVKAVDAAAYPEKRRLMQRLMNHIYVVDRIFQANLTGQAHGYTALNTPETPDVETLETTLRDCVDGHIAHVSAMREADFDETIRFRFTDGSPGEMKALDMLNHMLFHGTYHRGAVGWLVAECGGVAFKDVLTIFLREQPQ is encoded by the coding sequence ATGAACAGGGATACGCTGGTTACGTTGCTGAAATATAAGCGCTGGGCGGATGCCGGTACGCTGGCGTCCGTCAAAGCCGTTGACGCCGCGGCGTACCCGGAGAAGCGCCGCCTGATGCAGCGGCTGATGAACCATATCTATGTGGTGGACCGCATTTTTCAGGCCAACCTGACGGGCCAGGCGCACGGCTATACAGCGCTCAATACCCCGGAAACGCCAGACGTTGAAACGCTCGAAACGACGTTGCGCGATTGTGTGGACGGGCATATCGCTCACGTGAGCGCGATGCGCGAGGCGGATTTCGATGAGACCATTCGCTTTCGGTTTACCGACGGTAGCCCCGGCGAGATGAAAGCGCTCGATATGCTGAACCATATGCTTTTCCACGGCACGTATCACCGGGGCGCGGTCGGCTGGCTTGTCGCGGAGTGCGGCGGCGTCGCGTTTAAAGATGTGCTGACGATTTTCCTGCGCGAACAGCCACAGTAA
- a CDS encoding NUDIX hydrolase, which translates to MRTRPASRLLIMSPDRRLLLFRFTHRDDALAGRSYWATPGGGVEDGESFQEAAIRELREETGIVRTSSGPEVAQRAFTMMLPNGETVLADERFFMIHVDCEETDFSGWSANEKHVIHDHRWWSQEALARATDTIYPLGLLLEVMAAH; encoded by the coding sequence ATGCGTACACGCCCCGCGTCACGATTGCTGATTATGAGCCCCGATCGCCGGTTATTGCTGTTTCGCTTTACCCACCGCGACGACGCGCTCGCCGGGCGCTCCTACTGGGCGACGCCGGGCGGCGGCGTCGAAGACGGAGAGTCATTCCAGGAGGCGGCTATACGTGAATTACGGGAAGAAACCGGTATCGTGCGCACATCCTCCGGCCCGGAAGTGGCGCAGCGCGCCTTTACGATGATGTTGCCGAATGGCGAAACGGTGCTGGCCGACGAGCGCTTTTTTATGATTCACGTTGACTGCGAAGAGACCGATTTCTCAGGCTGGAGCGCGAATGAAAAGCACGTAATTCACGATCACCGCTGGTGGTCGCAGGAAGCCCTCGCCCGCGCCACCGACACTATTTATCCGCTGGGGCTGTTGCTGGAGGTAATGGCGGCGCACTGA
- a CDS encoding nuclear transport factor 2 family protein yields the protein MNLPLQLEDTLFTAMKNSDVAALTALIADDLLFMNHAGQRVTKTEDIGLHASGAITIEAIERESFQAQESDHCIIVDTCVAITGTYAGAPLNGRFHHFRTWVKRHGDWQVLGLKTTLL from the coding sequence ATGAACCTGCCGCTGCAACTCGAAGATACGCTCTTTACCGCCATGAAAAACTCTGACGTGGCGGCCCTTACGGCGTTAATCGCCGACGATCTGCTCTTTATGAATCACGCCGGTCAGCGCGTCACGAAAACTGAGGATATCGGGCTGCATGCCAGCGGCGCCATCACCATTGAGGCGATTGAACGTGAATCCTTTCAGGCCCAGGAGAGCGACCACTGCATTATTGTCGATACCTGCGTGGCCATCACGGGCACCTACGCCGGTGCGCCGCTGAATGGCCGTTTTCACCATTTCCGCACCTGGGTTAAACGCCACGGTGACTGGCAGGTGCTCGGTTTAAAAACCACGCTACTCTGA